A section of the Atribacterota bacterium genome encodes:
- the dtd gene encoding D-aminoacyl-tRNA deacylase, translating into MKAIIQRVSKALVRVENEKIAQIECGMLVLLGVKNDDTEKEAELLAKKTVNLRIFSDKEGKMNLSLLDIQGEALVVSQFTLYGNCKKGRRPSFIDAALPEKADLLYQHYVQCLKNDNISVQTGQFQAMMQVELINEGPVTIILDSAEL; encoded by the coding sequence ATGAAGGCAATAATCCAGAGGGTGAGCAAAGCTTTAGTAAGAGTGGAGAATGAGAAAATAGCTCAAATTGAATGTGGCATGTTGGTTTTATTGGGTGTAAAAAATGATGACACTGAAAAAGAAGCAGAATTACTGGCCAAAAAAACAGTAAATTTACGAATCTTTAGTGATAAAGAGGGTAAGATGAATTTATCTTTATTAGACATACAAGGTGAGGCCTTAGTAGTATCACAATTTACCCTTTATGGAAACTGTAAGAAAGGGAGAAGGCCAAGTTTTATTGATGCTGCTTTACCGGAAAAAGCCGATTTACTTTATCAACATTATGTACAGTGCTTAAAAAATGATAACATTTCTGTTCAAACCGGACAATTTCAAGCAATGATGCAGGTTGAATTAATTAATGAAGGGCCGGTTACTATTATTTTAGATAGTGCTGAGTTGTAA
- a CDS encoding MBL fold metallo-hydrolase, which yields MNKSKVDFYLKRIVLGALATNCYIIGCTKTKEAAIIDPAEESRVLLKLIKDNEFQLKYIINTHGHADHIGGNKLLKEKYSAKLLIHMLDENMLIDSKKNFSFYTGIPVQSPPSDEYLEDGMNISLGFLNLFIIHTPGHSPGSISIKVDNMIFTGDTLFKDGIGRTDLPGGSISDIIKSIKEKLFAFDGFCEVLPGHGSATTIKQELQNNQWL from the coding sequence ATGAATAAGAGCAAGGTAGATTTTTATTTAAAGAGAATAGTCCTGGGTGCACTAGCTACCAATTGCTATATTATTGGATGTACCAAAACTAAAGAGGCAGCAATTATTGACCCAGCTGAAGAAAGCAGGGTTCTTTTAAAGTTAATAAAAGATAATGAATTTCAGTTAAAGTATATTATTAATACTCATGGTCATGCTGATCATATCGGTGGGAATAAATTATTAAAAGAAAAATATTCCGCAAAATTATTGATACATATGTTGGATGAGAATATGCTGATAGATTCTAAAAAGAATTTTTCTTTTTATACCGGCATACCTGTTCAATCTCCTCCATCGGATGAGTATCTGGAAGATGGAATGAATATAAGTTTAGGCTTTCTTAATCTTTTTATCATTCATACTCCCGGTCATTCTCCAGGAAGTATTTCTATTAAGGTAGATAATATGATATTCACAGGCGATACCCTATTTAAGGATGGTATTGGACGTACTGATCTTCCGGGAGGATCTATCTCTGATATAATAAAATCTATTAAAGAAAAACTCTTTGCTTTTGATGGTTTCTGTGAGGTATTGCCTGGTCATGGGTCTGCTACAACTATAAAACAGGAATTACAGAATAATCAATGGTTATAG
- a CDS encoding adenosylhomocysteinase, producing MLPYDIKDINLAETGLKRIKWALNQMPVLETIKRRFKKEKPLKNINIAACLHVTTETANLMITLKEGGANPVLCASNPLSTQDDVAASLVQDFQISVFAIRGIDQKGYYSHISSTLDCKPHITMDDGADLVTMVHNSRKELMTRIIGGTEETTTGVIRLRSMEKEGVLQYPIIAVNDALTKHLFDNRYGTGQSTIDGLLRATNILLAGKVMVICGYGWCARGLANKARGMGARVIITEIDPLKALEAVMDGFQVSTIYEAAKIGDIFITLTGNKNVISRNEFLVMKDGSILANAGHFNVEIDIPALEELALRKEVARNGVVSYIFDDQKRLFLLVEGRLLNLAAAEGHPASVMDMSFANQALSIEYILKESGSLSKKVYTVPEDIDKQIALLKLRSMGIEIDKLTAEQKRYLNSWQEGT from the coding sequence ATGTTACCATATGATATAAAAGATATTAATCTCGCTGAAACGGGTTTGAAAAGGATAAAATGGGCACTAAACCAAATGCCGGTATTGGAAACCATTAAAAGACGTTTTAAAAAGGAAAAACCATTAAAAAATATTAATATTGCTGCCTGTCTGCATGTAACCACTGAAACTGCCAATTTAATGATAACCTTAAAAGAAGGTGGGGCTAACCCAGTTTTATGTGCCTCTAATCCTCTAAGTACACAGGATGATGTTGCAGCATCATTAGTGCAAGATTTTCAAATTTCGGTTTTTGCAATAAGGGGTATTGACCAGAAGGGCTATTACTCTCATATAAGCAGTACATTGGATTGTAAACCACATATAACTATGGATGATGGGGCTGATTTGGTTACTATGGTTCACAATAGTAGAAAAGAACTGATGACCAGGATTATTGGTGGTACTGAGGAAACTACTACTGGTGTTATACGTTTAAGAAGTATGGAAAAAGAAGGTGTTTTACAATATCCTATTATTGCTGTGAATGATGCTTTGACGAAACATCTTTTTGATAATAGATATGGAACGGGACAGAGCACAATAGACGGTTTATTAAGAGCGACTAATATCCTATTAGCAGGCAAAGTAATGGTAATATGTGGTTATGGTTGGTGTGCTCGAGGATTGGCGAATAAAGCCAGGGGAATGGGAGCCAGAGTGATTATTACTGAAATTGATCCATTAAAAGCTTTGGAAGCAGTTATGGATGGATTTCAGGTAAGTACTATTTATGAGGCAGCTAAAATAGGGGATATATTTATTACTTTAACCGGCAACAAAAACGTTATCAGCAGAAACGAATTTTTAGTGATGAAAGATGGATCTATTTTGGCCAATGCAGGACATTTTAATGTGGAAATCGATATTCCTGCTTTAGAAGAGTTAGCTTTAAGAAAAGAAGTAGCCAGAAATGGAGTGGTTTCATATATTTTTGATGACCAAAAAAGATTATTCTTATTAGTTGAGGGTAGATTATTGAATCTCGCTGCAGCTGAAGGCCATCCAGCCAGCGTTATGGATATGAGCTTTGCAAATCAGGCCTTATCAATTGAATATATACTTAAAGAAAGTGGTTCCTTATCTAAAAAGGTTTATACTGTTCCAGAGGATATCGATAAGCAGATTGCCTTATTAAAATTGAGAAGTATGGGAATTGAAATTGATAAACTTACTGCTGAGCAAAAAAGGTATTTAAATAGCTGGCAGGAAGGTACATAA
- a CDS encoding double zinc ribbon domain-containing protein — protein sequence MTNNSFWEYLKEGFLNLIYPLSCENCGKPIQESRGYSICDDCLQFIKLISSPYCYHCGKPFSPEVEFEKEALCTDCLNKRDHFYFVRSVAYYQEVLRKCIHLLKYKKQVKLVKPLASLMINYLLRNELIDISDIELIIPVPLFKDDYLKRGFNQSGLLAKCIADYFSIPFSEDLLLKIRGNLSQVGLSKTERKSNVNKVYSLNSSFPTSTISGILLIDDIFTTGATIEACCRELRKTGIKKVFVLTLARGV from the coding sequence ATGACTAATAATAGTTTTTGGGAATACTTAAAAGAAGGATTCCTTAATCTTATTTATCCCCTTAGTTGTGAAAACTGTGGTAAACCAATTCAGGAATCCAGAGGGTATAGCATTTGTGACGATTGTCTTCAGTTTATCAAATTGATTTCTTCTCCTTATTGCTATCATTGTGGCAAACCCTTCTCTCCGGAGGTAGAATTTGAGAAAGAAGCCTTATGCACTGATTGTCTGAATAAAAGAGATCATTTCTATTTTGTTAGATCAGTCGCTTATTATCAGGAAGTATTGAGAAAATGTATCCATTTACTTAAATATAAAAAACAGGTAAAATTAGTGAAACCATTAGCAAGTTTAATGATTAATTATCTTTTAAGAAATGAGTTGATAGATATAAGCGATATTGAATTGATTATTCCGGTTCCTTTATTTAAAGATGATTATTTAAAAAGGGGTTTTAATCAGAGTGGTTTGTTAGCAAAATGTATTGCTGATTATTTTTCCATTCCCTTTTCCGAAGACTTATTATTAAAAATTAGAGGCAATCTTTCTCAGGTTGGTTTATCAAAAACAGAGAGGAAAAGTAATGTAAATAAAGTTTATTCTCTTAATTCCTCTTTCCCAACAAGCACTATTTCAGGGATTTTACTGATAGACGATATCTTTACTACCGGTGCTACTATTGAAGCTTGTTGTAGGGAATTAAGAAAAACAGGTATAAAAAAAGTGTTTGTTTTAACATTAGCCAGAGGAGTGTGA
- the raiA gene encoding ribosome-associated translation inhibitor RaiA has product MNLIIKGKQFEVTDSIENYIRKKMKKLEKYFDQIIEAVATISVEKNRHIFEVTLQAKKAMIRAEEESDNIYNSIDRVIEKLERQIVKYKEKLYSKYANEYNREVNNISEKEEYEIGSNSDQDRKIVKTKRFAIKPMSPEEASLQMELLGHNFYVFSNEETAQINVIYKRKDGNFGLIEPEV; this is encoded by the coding sequence ATGAATTTGATAATAAAAGGAAAACAGTTTGAGGTAACGGATTCCATAGAAAATTATATTAGAAAAAAAATGAAGAAATTAGAAAAATATTTTGATCAGATTATAGAAGCGGTGGCTACTATTAGTGTGGAGAAGAACAGGCATATATTTGAGGTCACCTTACAAGCCAAAAAGGCAATGATTAGGGCAGAGGAAGAAAGTGATAATATATATAATTCCATTGATAGAGTGATTGAAAAACTGGAGAGACAAATTGTCAAATATAAAGAAAAACTTTACTCTAAGTATGCTAATGAATACAATAGAGAAGTAAACAATATTTCAGAAAAGGAAGAATATGAAATAGGTTCTAATTCCGACCAGGATAGGAAAATTGTCAAAACCAAAAGATTTGCTATAAAACCTATGTCTCCAGAAGAGGCGAGCTTGCAAATGGAACTTTTAGGGCATAATTTCTATGTTTTTAGCAATGAAGAGACCGCTCAAATTAATGTTATCTACAAGAGAAAGGATGGCAATTTCGGTTTAATAGAACCTGAAGTGTAA
- a CDS encoding HD-GYP domain-containing protein has protein sequence MNSKLKIFISVVFLSAILLFILLLPTMPVISEIWLHLLFFTVVAVLAEYLPVVLPTGGKISVSFPISFVVILVYGPAAAMVFEVLSIIWTIFNKKELWYKSIFNATQYSLSAGLAGLIYLFAGGMIGKQNFINYLLPAALCALTFCFINLFLVTCVISLDSGMNIIKVYRINIKDIIPSYLAEAPMGFIMAIIYVQIGILGILLFFFPLFLARQSFELYTRMRKMYLDTIRTLAATIDAKDPYTHGHSERVSLTAVQLAKKLDFVEPEIEYLEYAAILHDIGKIGIEDRILGKKDKLTEEEYEKIKEHPVIGASIVESIEFLKKSSKAVLYHHERYDGKGYPHGLKGEEIPKAARLLAVVDAYDAMNSDRPYRKKLSENDILNELEREAGKQFDPIMVKLFISLLKEKRAD, from the coding sequence TTGAATTCTAAGTTAAAAATATTTATATCAGTAGTTTTTTTATCAGCCATCCTTCTTTTTATTTTATTGCTTCCTACCATGCCTGTAATATCTGAAATATGGCTTCATTTATTATTTTTTACTGTTGTTGCTGTACTGGCTGAATATCTGCCTGTTGTTTTACCTACTGGGGGTAAGATTTCTGTATCCTTCCCAATTAGCTTTGTAGTTATATTGGTTTATGGACCTGCTGCAGCGATGGTTTTTGAAGTATTAAGTATTATTTGGACTATTTTTAACAAAAAGGAATTATGGTACAAATCTATATTCAATGCTACTCAATATTCTTTATCTGCTGGATTAGCTGGATTAATTTATCTATTTGCTGGTGGTATGATTGGGAAACAGAATTTTATTAATTATTTACTCCCGGCGGCGCTATGTGCTTTAACTTTTTGTTTCATTAATCTTTTTCTTGTTACTTGTGTTATTTCTCTTGATTCCGGAATGAATATTATTAAAGTATATCGAATTAACATTAAAGATATTATTCCAAGCTATTTAGCTGAGGCACCTATGGGCTTTATCATGGCAATTATCTATGTACAAATTGGAATTTTAGGTATTCTTTTATTCTTCTTTCCCCTCTTTTTAGCTCGTCAATCATTTGAATTATATACCAGAATGCGTAAAATGTATTTAGATACTATTCGTACCCTGGCAGCCACCATTGATGCTAAAGATCCTTATACTCATGGACATTCAGAAAGAGTATCTCTTACGGCTGTGCAATTAGCTAAGAAATTAGACTTTGTAGAACCGGAAATAGAATACCTTGAATATGCAGCTATCTTGCACGATATTGGTAAAATTGGGATAGAGGACCGTATACTGGGGAAGAAGGATAAACTAACTGAAGAAGAATATGAAAAAATAAAAGAACATCCTGTAATAGGAGCGAGTATAGTTGAATCCATTGAATTTTTGAAAAAAAGTTCTAAGGCTGTGTTATATCATCATGAACGTTATGATGGCAAAGGTTATCCACACGGGCTGAAAGGAGAAGAAATTCCTAAAGCAGCCCGATTACTGGCTGTAGTCGATGCCTATGATGCTATGAATTCCGATCGTCCTTATCGTAAAAAATTATCAGAAAATGATATTTTAAATGAATTAGAAAGGGAAGCCGGTAAACAGTTTGATCCTATCATGGTAAAGTTATTTATTTCTTTGTTGAAGGAAAAGAGGGCAGACTAA
- a CDS encoding DUF5317 domain-containing protein, which translates to MLYIIIIVISIIIGLLRGGELERLANISVEGVLLFAIALLLRLGVWALGLMGFTGILSYSPYLIIFSYVLLVFVSIRNIKLPSFRYIILGLLLNAFVIVVNGGRMPVLVKEGVIESINSTSFLEAETRVVHSLMNNNTLFAFLGDVISIPKPFPDNSIISVGDIMIFVGLFVLIQKTMMREDKLPQEDEGIE; encoded by the coding sequence ATGTTATATATAATAATAATTGTTATTAGTATTATCATTGGTTTATTGCGTGGTGGTGAGTTAGAAAGATTAGCTAATATCTCGGTGGAGGGAGTCTTACTATTTGCTATTGCTCTTTTGTTAAGATTAGGAGTTTGGGCTCTTGGACTAATGGGATTTACTGGTATTTTAAGTTATAGTCCTTATTTAATAATTTTTTCTTATGTTCTATTGGTATTTGTGTCCATACGTAATATAAAATTACCTAGTTTTAGATATATTATTCTGGGTTTACTGCTCAATGCATTTGTTATTGTAGTAAATGGGGGCAGGATGCCGGTATTAGTAAAGGAGGGAGTGATAGAAAGCATTAATTCTACCAGTTTTTTAGAGGCAGAAACCAGAGTAGTTCATTCATTGATGAATAATAACACCCTATTTGCTTTTTTGGGGGATGTTATATCAATTCCAAAACCTTTTCCTGATAATTCTATTATAAGTGTTGGTGATATAATGATTTTTGTCGGTCTATTTGTACTTATTCAGAAAACAATGATGAGAGAAGATAAATTACCACAGGAAGATGAGGGTATAGAATAA
- the secA gene encoding preprotein translocase subunit SecA → MINIASRLFGDPNTRELNKLKTIVERINQLDSEIKDLRDAELKGKTEYLKKKIADGISLEEILPEAFAVVREAASRTISMRHFDVQLIGGMVLHQGKIAEMATGEGKTLVATLPAYLNALSGKSIHIVTVNDYLAKRDRFWMGPVYEFLGLKVGLIQHDMNTEQRKDAYQSDVVYGTNNEFGFDYLRDNMSISPEEIVQHEHEFAIIDEVDSILIDEARTPLIISGPAEESTNKYFQIDKLIYQLKEEHDYKINEKEKTAYLTEEGVALMERLLGVDNLYAQNNVHLQHHIIQALRAHKLFKRDVDYVVKNGEVIIVDEFTGRLMFGRRYSDGLHQAIEAKENVAIARESQTLATITFQNFFRLYQKLAGMTGTAKTEEDEFIEIYNLTVVVIPPNRRLIRYSYPDVIYKTEREKFEAVVREIKELNQQGRPVLVGTVSIEKSERLSKMLHKENIEHNVLNAKNHEKEAEIVAEAGQRGKVTISTNMAGRGTDIVLGSGVADMGGLHVIGTERHESRRIDNQLRGRAGRQGDPGSSRFFLSLEDDLLRLFGSERIAGFMEKLGVEDGTPIEHPFITRSIEGAQKRVEARHFEIRKQLLEFDNEMEFQRRIIYEQRKTVLLSNNIKDIISGMVDDTVGNMLQRYTSKDVYPEEWNLVALKEHFYETFGIAIDFPKDVTTLTIQHLQDNLLGKAREGYQNKERELSSPLMRQIEKMILLRIVDREWKDHLKRLDDLKQGIGLRAYGQKDPLTEYHFEAHNMFQNMIENIKEDCIKFIYRVKIQQKSQAVEAKQEGEMPAQFSGKEVKSEQRKAKTKIVSPKKKIGRNEPCPCGSGLKYKYCCGK, encoded by the coding sequence ATGATTAATATTGCCAGTAGATTATTCGGTGACCCTAATACCAGAGAATTAAATAAATTGAAAACAATAGTGGAAAGAATTAATCAACTGGATTCAGAAATAAAGGACCTCAGAGATGCTGAGTTAAAGGGAAAAACTGAATACCTCAAGAAAAAGATTGCTGATGGCATTTCCTTGGAGGAAATACTTCCAGAAGCCTTTGCCGTTGTAAGGGAAGCTGCTTCCAGAACTATTAGTATGCGCCATTTTGATGTTCAGTTAATTGGGGGTATGGTATTGCATCAAGGAAAGATTGCCGAGATGGCAACCGGTGAAGGAAAAACCCTGGTGGCCACCTTACCCGCTTATTTAAATGCTCTTAGCGGAAAGAGTATTCATATTGTAACGGTTAATGATTATCTGGCTAAAAGAGATCGTTTCTGGATGGGTCCTGTTTATGAATTTCTGGGATTGAAAGTAGGTCTAATTCAACATGATATGAATACCGAGCAAAGGAAGGACGCTTATCAATCAGATGTAGTCTATGGGACTAACAATGAATTTGGGTTTGATTATTTAAGGGATAATATGAGTATTAGCCCTGAGGAAATTGTACAACACGAACATGAATTTGCCATAATTGACGAGGTCGATAGCATTTTGATTGATGAAGCCAGGACGCCACTAATAATATCCGGACCAGCTGAGGAATCTACCAATAAATACTTTCAAATAGATAAACTAATCTACCAGTTAAAGGAAGAGCATGATTATAAGATTAATGAAAAGGAAAAGACAGCCTATTTGACTGAAGAGGGAGTAGCCCTGATGGAGAGATTGCTGGGGGTAGACAACTTATATGCTCAAAATAACGTTCATTTACAACACCACATTATTCAGGCTCTTAGAGCCCATAAGTTATTTAAAAGAGATGTAGATTATGTAGTAAAAAATGGGGAAGTAATTATTGTAGATGAATTCACCGGACGTCTTATGTTTGGTAGGCGGTATAGCGATGGCTTACATCAGGCAATTGAAGCAAAAGAAAATGTGGCAATTGCCCGTGAAAGTCAGACTTTGGCAACCATAACATTTCAAAATTTCTTCCGATTATATCAAAAGCTGGCAGGAATGACTGGTACAGCAAAAACAGAAGAAGATGAATTTATTGAAATATATAACTTAACAGTAGTAGTAATTCCTCCCAATAGAAGATTAATAAGATATAGCTATCCCGATGTTATTTATAAAACTGAGAGGGAAAAGTTTGAAGCAGTAGTTAGAGAAATAAAAGAATTAAATCAGCAGGGAAGACCGGTATTGGTAGGCACAGTATCGATTGAGAAATCAGAAAGATTGAGTAAAATGTTGCACAAGGAAAATATTGAGCATAATGTCTTAAATGCCAAAAATCATGAAAAAGAAGCAGAAATAGTTGCTGAAGCAGGTCAAAGAGGGAAAGTAACCATTTCTACTAATATGGCTGGAAGAGGTACTGACATTGTTTTAGGTTCTGGTGTAGCAGATATGGGAGGATTACATGTCATTGGCACTGAGCGGCATGAGAGTAGAAGAATAGATAATCAATTAAGAGGGAGAGCTGGTAGACAAGGAGATCCAGGTTCCTCACGATTCTTTTTATCCCTGGAAGATGATCTTTTACGTTTATTTGGATCAGAACGCATTGCTGGTTTTATGGAAAAATTGGGAGTAGAAGATGGAACTCCTATTGAACATCCTTTTATTACTCGTTCTATAGAAGGAGCTCAAAAAAGAGTTGAAGCAAGGCACTTTGAAATTAGAAAACAATTACTAGAATTCGATAATGAAATGGAGTTCCAGAGAAGGATTATCTATGAACAGAGAAAGACGGTTTTGTTAAGCAATAATATTAAGGATATTATTTCAGGTATGGTTGACGATACTGTAGGCAATATGTTACAGCGGTATACCAGCAAAGATGTCTATCCGGAAGAATGGAATTTAGTGGCATTAAAAGAGCATTTTTATGAAACGTTTGGAATAGCAATAGATTTTCCAAAAGATGTTACTACCTTAACGATTCAACATCTACAGGATAATTTATTAGGAAAAGCCAGAGAAGGTTACCAGAATAAAGAAAGGGAACTTAGTTCCCCATTAATGAGACAGATTGAAAAGATGATTCTGCTTAGAATTGTTGACCGAGAATGGAAGGACCACCTAAAGAGATTAGATGATTTGAAGCAGGGCATTGGTTTAAGAGCGTATGGGCAAAAAGATCCGTTAACTGAATATCACTTTGAAGCCCATAATATGTTTCAAAATATGATTGAAAATATCAAAGAAGATTGTATAAAGTTTATTTATCGGGTGAAGATACAACAAAAATCCCAGGCAGTAGAAGCAAAACAGGAAGGAGAGATGCCAGCTCAATTTTCTGGCAAAGAGGTGAAGAGTGAACAAAGAAAAGCAAAGACTAAGATTGTATCTCCAAAAAAGAAGATTGGTAGAAATGAACCCTGTCCTTGTGGAAGCGGATTGAAATATAAATATTGTTGTGGCAAATAA